A genomic window from Cupriavidus metallidurans CH34 includes:
- the aspT gene encoding aspartate-alanine antiporter: MTWFVSTLKAYPEIAIFLALGIGYWVGGKSYKGFSLGAVTSTLLVAIVIGILGVKISANVKSVFFLMFLFAVGYGVGPQFVRGIAKDGIPQAIFAAIVSVLCLAAPIVAAMVAGYDLGSAAGLFAGSQTISASMGLATDAINRLGRSPEETKQLLDGMPIAYAVTYIFGTVGSAIILAQIGPKLLGIDLVAACKDYEQQLGAGADGEGTEWHEFELRAYALAPHSPYIGKSVAELEASTAEGVRAFIERIRRGGKIIEAQLDTVLEPGDIVAIGGKRDQLIARLGPSGREVEDSELLNVQTEGVDIYITNKEVDGHTLQEMARWPGARGIFLKKIKRGPTETVIPVLPKTKLYRGDVITVVGRTQDINATAKHVGYIDRPTTVTDVAFVSLAITVGALIGAVVINVSGIPLTISTAGGALIAGIIFGWYRAIHPTFGRIPEPTLWFMNSVGLNVFIAVVGISAGPGFIAGLQKLGVSLFLWGIFATSIPLIIGMYLAKYVFRFHPALVLGVCAGARTTTAALGMICETAKSQVPGLGYTVTYAVGNTLLTIWGMVVIMILS; this comes from the coding sequence ATGACCTGGTTTGTCTCCACCCTCAAGGCGTACCCCGAGATCGCGATTTTTCTCGCACTGGGAATCGGCTACTGGGTAGGCGGGAAGAGCTACAAGGGGTTCAGCCTGGGCGCCGTAACGTCGACACTGCTGGTGGCGATCGTCATCGGCATCCTCGGCGTGAAGATCTCCGCGAACGTGAAATCCGTCTTTTTCCTGATGTTTCTGTTTGCGGTGGGCTATGGCGTCGGCCCGCAGTTCGTTCGCGGCATTGCGAAGGATGGCATCCCTCAAGCCATATTTGCTGCGATAGTCTCGGTGCTGTGTCTCGCCGCACCCATCGTTGCGGCGATGGTCGCCGGCTACGATCTCGGGTCGGCTGCCGGATTATTTGCGGGTTCGCAGACAATCTCGGCGTCCATGGGCCTCGCCACTGATGCCATCAATCGCCTGGGCCGATCTCCGGAAGAAACCAAACAGCTTCTGGACGGCATGCCGATCGCCTATGCGGTCACGTATATCTTCGGTACGGTCGGCTCGGCAATTATCCTGGCGCAAATTGGCCCCAAACTGCTTGGCATCGACCTTGTAGCTGCCTGCAAGGATTATGAGCAGCAACTTGGAGCCGGAGCAGACGGAGAAGGCACCGAATGGCATGAGTTTGAACTGCGAGCCTACGCGCTGGCCCCCCACAGCCCATACATCGGCAAGTCCGTAGCCGAACTGGAGGCCAGCACGGCCGAAGGCGTACGTGCCTTTATCGAACGCATTCGCCGAGGTGGCAAGATTATCGAGGCACAACTCGATACCGTTCTGGAGCCTGGCGATATCGTCGCAATAGGCGGAAAGCGCGATCAACTGATTGCCAGACTGGGACCAAGCGGCCGTGAAGTGGAAGACTCAGAGCTGCTCAATGTGCAGACGGAGGGTGTGGACATCTATATCACCAACAAGGAGGTTGATGGCCACACACTGCAGGAGATGGCTCGGTGGCCCGGTGCGCGTGGGATTTTCCTGAAGAAGATCAAGCGCGGACCGACGGAAACGGTCATCCCCGTACTGCCGAAAACCAAGCTCTACCGCGGTGACGTCATCACGGTGGTCGGCCGCACGCAGGACATCAATGCGACAGCGAAACATGTCGGGTATATCGACCGCCCGACAACGGTGACCGACGTGGCATTCGTGTCGCTGGCGATTACCGTCGGCGCATTGATCGGTGCCGTCGTGATCAACGTCAGCGGCATTCCCCTGACGATTTCCACGGCAGGCGGCGCGCTAATCGCAGGTATTATCTTCGGTTGGTACCGGGCCATTCACCCGACTTTCGGACGCATACCTGAGCCAACTCTTTGGTTCATGAATTCGGTTGGCCTCAATGTGTTCATTGCGGTCGTCGGTATTTCCGCGGGCCCTGGCTTTATTGCCGGCCTGCAGAAACTCGGCGTCAGCCTCTTCCTCTGGGGTATTTTCGCCACATCGATACCGCTAATCATCGGCATGTACCTGGCCAAGTACGTATTTCGCTTTCATCCGGCGCTCGTACTTGGAGTCTGTGCCGGCGCGCGCACAACCACTGCTGCGCTCGGCATGATCTGCGAGACCGCGAAAAGCCAAGTGCCAGGCCTTGGCTATACCGTGACCTACGCTGTGGGTAACACCCTGCTGACAATCTGGGGGATGGTCGTCATCATGATTCTTTCATGA
- a CDS encoding DUF3079 domain-containing protein, with the protein MAKKFPLHPAHPERVCWGCDKFCSTDAMGCGNGSSRTQHPAELLGEDWYLHGDWGIEPQLDAPAKTGLG; encoded by the coding sequence ATGGCTAAGAAGTTTCCCCTGCATCCCGCACACCCTGAGCGCGTGTGCTGGGGGTGCGACAAATTCTGTTCGACCGATGCAATGGGCTGTGGCAATGGCTCAAGCCGCACACAGCATCCCGCCGAATTGCTCGGCGAAGATTGGTATCTACATGGCGATTGGGGCATCGAGCCTCAACTCGATGCCCCAGCCAAGACCGGGCTTGGATAA